The following is a genomic window from candidate division WOR-3 bacterium.
AATCTTTTCTCTCTTTTAATTCCCGCAAGAGGCGTAACCCGCTTCCGTCCTGAGGTAGAAAATCAATGAGCTGGCGCCTTTTTTGCGGATCAATCCAGCAGTCACGGAGTTCATCAACAGACCTGACTTTTGATGTTAATCTCTGGGCAATCATCTGTTCATATTCTTCAACCGTAACCATTCCCATTTTTTCATCAATCTTTGTAACTATGTATTTGCCAGCAGGGTTTATCCTGACTTCGAACCCTTCAACTCTGATGGTTCGTTCTTTTGGCTCAGCCGAAGGTTCTTTGGGTTCTCTCGTAGGAGTTGGTCTTGTTACGAAGGACTTGCCTAAAAGCCTTGTTGCATTTGTATAATCATAGACTCTGAACATTAACTTATTTGTGGGAAGATGGATTCTTGAACCTCTTCCCATCATCTGTTGAAAAGCTATCGGGGAGCGGACATACTTGAAAAATACGACATTGCGAAGAATTGGAACATCTACTCCGGTTGTAATTAAATCAACTGTTGTTGCAATGAAATGGCTCCTCTCAGAACCACGCAAATCCGCAATATATTTGCTCCCTCCAACAGAAGCAGTGCATTTGAAGGCATAAGGCTCAAGTCTCTTTTCGTTATTTTTCTCGCACCAGTCAGCATAAAGATTGTTCATTTCATTAGCCACCGCATCAGCATGGGTGTCCCGGACACAAAATATAACAGTCTTCTGGTGCGGTCCACCTGTTTCAAGGAGCATCTCAAAAAGATCCTTACACATTGCTTTTACCCTGTCGGGCAATTGAATCTTATCCTCAAAGGTTGGAGCTTCATAAACTTCACGAGCCTCGGATACGGATATGGGCTGACCTGTGACCGCATCCTTCGGCTCACGAGTTATCAGGTCTTCTCTTGTTATTCCAAGAAGGTCAAGATTTATATCCCTTTTTATGATTTCGCAGGCAGGAAGATAACCATCTTCAATTCCCTGAGCCATATCATATTCATAGACAGGTTCCCCAAAATATCTAAGATTGTTGGCGGTTATTTCCTCATCTTCTTTCCTTTCTTCATCACTTCCACCTTCAAATGACCGCGGAGTTGCGGTCAAACCAATCTGAACAGCATCAGGATTTCTTCTTAGAACAACACTCCATTTGCCCCACGCACTTCTATGACATTCGTCAATTATGATATGGCTGAAATAATTCTCTGGATAGTTTTCAATGAAGAATTTAGCATCTTCATTTTCACCAGCAACATTAAGGGTCTGGTAGGTAGCAATAAGAATCCGGGCATTTTTCTGCGGATTTGAAGAAGTCACCTCGGCAGCATCAGCACCGAAGATATTTTGAAAGGCTCTTACTGCTTGGTCTCTGAGTTCATCCCTATCACAGACAAAAAGAGCACGGCGTAGCTGACCCGCATCCGCAATCTTTTTTAACAAGTGAACTGCAATAAAAGTTTTCCCTGAGCCAGTAGCAAGGTATAAAAGCGCTCTTTTCTCACCCCTGGCTATCTTCTCAAGGACCGCCCTGATTGCCGCATCCTGATAGTAGCGTCTTGTTGCCTCTCCTCCAGGATAAGGAACGAGCAAAGGTTTTGCCTGCTCACTCTCCAGTGAAAACCCCATAGCCTCTTCATATCGTCTTCTAAGCTCAGAAGGTGTTGGAAATTCCTCAATTGGACGGGGCTCAGAGGTTTTACCGGTAAAGCCATCATATTCAATGAATAAATAGCCATTTGTTGAATAAATAAAAGGAACATTATTCAAGCGCGCATATCTTTTTGCCTGTTCAAGCCCCTTGTCTGGGGGTTCATTGTTCTTCTTGGCTTCAAGCAAAGCAATGGCTAAAGGCTGGGTGAAAGGATTGATCTTGATGCGCAGAAGATAATCAATTCTTCCTTTTTCCCTCCTTATGGGTCTGCCTTCAATGATATCAATCCCACAGGCAGTTTCTTCGCGATGTATAAGGTCTTCGGTCCAACCCTTTTTATGGAGTGCCGGGTCAATTAGTTTTGCTTTTGTATCGGCTTCACTTAAAGGAAGAACTCCTTCCATAGTACTATCAACAGATTATATTTGTTCAGATGATGATTGTCAATCAATATTCACTAAATCTTCACCGTATTCTGTTAGGTGTTTTATCTGAATTCAATAAGGCTTATTGATAAAATGGGGATGGTATTTGAGCAGTATCAGCCAGATAAGATTTTTATCATTTTGTAAAGATAATCTTCAACTGGCTTCTTTATTGAATAAGTCTGTTCAAATGGTGTGTATACTATCTCATGGTTTATTTCACCGATCATAACTCCAAATTTTTCATTCTCTACTGCTTCTACCGCATGATAGCCCAATCTGGAGGCAAGGATTCGATCATTCGCCGTGGGTGTGCCCCCGCGCTGGATATAACCCAACACCGCAACCCGATAATCTTCACCGGTCAATTTCTTCACTTTTTTGGCAATCGTCAAGGCATTCCCGGCTTCATCACCCTCGGCAACGATTATGATATTTGATTTTTTCCCCTTTTTGATATTATTCTGGATGGTGCGGGCAATCTCTTCGATATCAGTGGGGGTCTCAGGGATGATTACATCCTCAGCACCCCCTGCCAGCCCAACTGCCAGACTGATAAACCCTGCATACCTGCCCATCACCTCAATAAAAAATACCCTTTCCAAAGATGAAGCCGTATCCCTTATCCGGTCAACCGCCTCAAGAGCACTATTCACCGCTGTATCAAAGCCAATGGTAAAATCTGTTCCATAAAGATCATTATCAATCGTTCCCGGCAACCCGATGAGATTCGCCCCGAACTTTTCAGAGAATATCTTTGCTCCCCGCATCGTTCCATCACCACCGATCACTATCACACAATCCAATTTGTTTTGATCAATAACCTTTTTCGCTTTCTTCATCCCTTTTTCGGTTTCAAACTCATCGCACCGGGCAGTCCCTAAAATGGTGCCCCCACGCTGGATGATATTGGCGACCGAATGGTGGTTTAATTTTATGATATCATTGTTGATCAGTCCCTTATACCCGTGTTTTATCCCAAAAACTTCGTAGCCTTTAAAAAGGGCGGTGCGGACAATCGCCCTTATTGCGGCATTCATACCTGGTGCATCACCGCCGCTGGTCAAAACCCCAATCCTTTTTTTCATGATGGATTATAACCAGTTTCCAAACAAAGTCAACAAATTAAGTGGATAGGCAAATCTTGAGATATTCAGAGCTAAAGCCTGCGTCTGCCAGAATAATGAATACGGGATAGGTTTGCCCCACATTGAGGTTATTGGTTATTTTTACAAATTTTGCCATAGGCTTCTTTAGTATCTAAAGTGGAGAAAACTCGGTCCTTGGATTTCTTGACTTTTGCAGGTTTGTTTGCTATAATACCTTGATGAAGGTTGTAGCCACGAATCGCAAAGCGCACCATCTTTACGAGATCATCGATACCTATGAAGCCGGTATGGTGCTCAAAGGAAGTGAGGTTAAATCATTACGCCAGGGCGAGGTTTCTTTGAGCGATGCCTATGCCGAAGTTAAAAATGGCGAGGTTTTTATCCACAACCTCCATATCACTCCCTATCGCTTCAGCACCATCACTCCTCCTGACCCCAGGCGTAAGAGAAAATTGCTCTTAAGAAAAGAGGAGATTAAAAAGCTTTATGGTATCGTCACCCAGAAGGGAAATCTATTGATTCCCTTAAAAATCTATTTCAATGACCGGGGATATGCCAAGGTGACGATCGGCGTCTGCCGGCGCAAGCGCCTATTTGATAAAAAAGAGAAGATTCTGCAGGAGGAGGCAAAAAGGGATTTAAAGAGAATCAAGAGCATGAACCGATGAGTCTTTTTTTCTTTTTTCTTTGCGGACTTATCCAGAAATACCAGATTGTTTATGAGAATAATGCCTTGATAGTGCAAAGCGAGATGCTTGATGAACATGACTATCTTCCTTTAAAACCAATCGCCGAGCTGTGTGAGATAAATTATGTTTTTGATAAGACCCACCTGCGGTGTATTCTTTCTACCCCCGAGCACAAAATCACCCTGCGTTCGGATATCGATATCATCAAGTATGATACCGAATATGTCTGCATTCCTTTTCCACCCCGGATTGTGGAGGAGGATATCTATTTACCGGCTTTGCTCATTACCGATATCCTCGGATCCCGGCTGGAGAAACTCATCTTCATTAAAAAGATTGAAGAGATTTCCATTATTGATAAGATCGACCTTAGCCTCCGGGGCGATTCGACTGTTTTAAAATTTTTCTGGTCCGCGCCGGTAGAATTTGATGTTCAATTTACTCCCCAGCAGGCGATTGTGGAATTGGATGGACAGTATAAAGAAAAAACCAAATTAAAACCGAAAGGGGCAGTAAAGGCGATAAATGTGCAGACTTATCAGACTTATACACGGATTGAATTGGTCCTTTCCGATATCAATGCCTGTCTGGAAAGGGAGAATGAGATAGTATTTTATAAGAAACTATCCAAGAAGGTAGAATTAATTGTTTTGGACCCAGGGCATGGTGGAATTGATCCCGGTGCGGTGGGCAAGAATGGCATTTATGAGAAAGATGCGAATCTGGATATCTCAAGGATTCTAAAAAAGTTTATTGAAGATTCTTTAAAGATTCGTGTCTTGATGACCCGAGATAAAGACCAGTATCTCTCTTTAAAATCCAGGACCAATTTTGCCAATCGCAACGCTGCGGATATCTTCATCAGCATCCATTGTAATGCCTCACCCCGCAGCCGACAGGCACGGGGTTTTGAAACCTATTTCCTCTCCGAGGCGCGCACAAATGAAGAACGGGCCGTGGCGGCGATGGAAAACGCTGCCTTGCAGTTTGATGAAGAGATGAAACCCTCGGGTGACATAAATTTCATCCTCTACGACCTTGCCCAGAGCCTTTTCTTGGAAGAATCTAATAATCTTGCCGAAGCCATCCAGACCAGTGCTGAAAGATTGCTCCATATCCCCGCCCGGGGTGTGAGTCAGGCCGGTTTTTATGTGTTACGCGGGACCTTCATGCCCGCGGTTTTGGTGGAATGTGCTTTTATTTCTAATCCTGAGGAAGAAAAACTTCTCCGCGAGATAGCATTCAAAGAAAAGATTGCCTACGCGATATTCTCTGGATTAAGGGATTTTATAGCCCATTATGAAAGGAGGTTAAACCATTGAATAAAGCGCCGATTGGAGTATTCGATTCCGGGATTGGCGGGCTCACGGTCGTCAAAGAAATCCGCCAGGCTTTGCCCCGGGAGGATATCATCTATCTCGGTGATACTGCACGTCTTCCCTATGGGACCAAATCCACCGAATCCATAATCCAGTTTTCCCGAGAAAATACCCGATTCCTTCTGGAGCGGGGTGTGAAATACATCGTCATCGCCTGCTATTCTTCTACTTCGGTCGCCCTTGAAATTCTACAGAGAGAAGTTTCAATACCGGTGCTGGGGGTGATCAAACCCGGGGTGAAAAAGGCACTTCAGTTAACCAGGAATAAAAGAATCGGTGTGATTGGGACCACTCTTACGATACACAGTGGTGCGTATGAAAAGGCATTTCAAGAATTTTCATCTGAAGTAGAAATCATCGCTCGAGCCTGCCCTTTGTTTGTCCCACTGGTGGAGGAAGGCTTTATTGAGCACCCTGCCACCGAGTTGATTGCTCGGGAATATTTAGAACCGCTGAAGATGGATAATATTGATACACTCCTGCTCGGCTGCACCCACTATCCGCTGTTGATAAAAACAATAAAGAAAATCCTCGGTCCGATAAATTATGTTGATGCCTCCCAGGAGTTGAGCAGGGAACTTGCCGAATCCCTCACGGAAAGAAACCTGCTCAATCCCCAGGGCAGAGGAAGTATTGCTATCTATCTGACCGATTTTTCGATGAATTTTAAAGAGATTGCTGAGCGATTTTTGGGTGAGCCATTGAGGAATTATTTCCGTGCTTCATTAAGTGTTTAAGCGAAAGGAGGCGTATGAGATCTGATGGTCGGAAGAATGATGAACTGAGAAAGATTGAGATTGAGATGGATTACCTTGAATATCCTGCGGGTTCCTGTCTTTTCCGGTTAGGTAAGACCGTGGTCTTATGTGCGGTGACAGTGGAAAATCGGGTACCGCCATTTTTAGTAGGCAAGGGTCAGGGCTGGCTGACCGCAGAGTACTCTCTTCTACCGGCATCCACGAAAGAGAGAACCCAGCGCGAGGCGAATACGGGCAAACTCACCGGGCGCACCCAGGAAATCCGGCGCTTCATCGGCCGGGCATTGCGTCCTGTTTTTGACCTGACAATGGTCGGTGAGCGCACCTTCATCATTGATTGTGATGTCCTCCAGGCTGATGGCGGCACCAGGACCGCAGCCGTGAATGGAGCATTTCTTGCATTATACAGTGCGGTGAAGAAGATGTGGTTAAATAAAGAATTTAACCAATTTCCGATACTGGATTTTGTCGGTGCCATCAGCGCCGGCATTGTTCAGGGGGAGATACTCCTTGATCTGTGTTATGATGAGGACTCCAATGCCGAGGTGGATATGAATTTGGTGATGACGGGACGGGAAAAAATCATTGAAATTGGTGCTACAGCTGAGAAAATTCCGATCACCAAACCAGAACTGGATCGGTTACTGGAAGTGGCAAAAAATGGAATAAGACAGATAATAGAATTAGAGAAGCAGATTATCTCAGCCTGAAGCGATGCCCACCATCAAACAGGAATTCAAAAGAAAGGTATCGGAAAAACAATGGGGGACAAGACTTGATCAGTATCTTTACATTTCGGGCATCGGACTTTCCCGGAGCCTCATCCAGAAACTGATCAAGCAGAAGAAGGTGCTGGTGAATAATAAACCGGTGAAATGTTCATACCGGGTAAAAGAAGGGGATGAGATTTATGCCGTTTTTGAACTCCAGACTGGACCGGAGATAAAACCCGAGAACATCCCTTTGGATATTGTCTATGAAGATGATGATATCATCGTGGTGAACAAACCCAAAGGAATCGTTGTGCATCCTGCACGGGGACATTTTGAACACACGATGGTCAATGCCCTTTTGTATCATTGTGGGAGATTGCCCACATTGACTGATGAAATCAGACCCGGGGTTCTACACCGCCTGGATAAAGATACCACCGGTCTTATCGTCTTTGCCAAGACTGACGAGGCATTGAGCAAATTGGGTAAGGCACTTGCCCGGCGCGAAATCCAGAAAAGATATGATGTCTTATGCTGGAACTTTCCAGGAATGCACGAGGGATTGATCGAAGCGCCGATTGGTCGGAGTGCGGTGATCCGGACAAAGATGACCGTAACACCCCTCTCCAGCAAAATGGCAACGACTAAATATCAGGTTCTGGAGAAATTTCCCCTGGCGAGTTATTTAAAGGTCTGGCTGATCACCGGTCGCACCCATCAAATCCGGGTCCATTTAAACTATATCGGCTGTCCGGTGATTGGCGATAAAGATTATGGGGGAAGAAATCCGGGGGTAATTAAAAACTCGGCATATCTTTCGGACTTTCAGGCGATACTCAAATTGATCGACCGGCAGGCATTACATGCCTCGGAGATAACCTTGCACCATCCCCGGACAAACGAACTATTACGCTTTACTGTTCCGTTGCCCGAGGATATGAAGAGGGTGTTGGATTATTTAAAAAAGAGGTTTGCTAAATAATCCGGCTACTCAATATACTCGAGACCGTCCATATAAGGTCTTAATATCTCAGGGATTTTTATCCGACCTTCAGGTGTTTGATAATTTTCTACAATCCCAATGAAGGTCCGGGGGGTGGCGAGTCCTGAACCATTTATTGTATAGACATAGTCAACACCCCCGGTCGCTTTCCGGTAACGAATCATTGCCCGGCGTGCCTGGTATTGTTCATAACAGCTCACCGAAGAGACTTCAAGCCATTCTCCCATCCCTGGTGCATAGACCTCAATATCATAAGTTTTGGCAGAGGCAAAGGTCATATCACCGGTGCACAAAAGCATGATCCGGTAGGGCAGACCGAGGAGTTTTACCACTTCTTCGGCATCAGTTAAAAGTTTTTCAAACTCCTCATATCCGGTCTCAGGTGTCGTATATTTTACCAGTTCCACTTTATTAAATTGGTGGACACGGGTTATGCCCCGGACTTCTTTACCGTAAGAACCGGCCTCACGCCGGAAACAGGGGGTATAGGCGACATAGCAAATCGGCAATTTTTTCTCCGGGATTATCTCTTCCCTATGGATGTTGGTGAGGGGGACTTCGGCGGTGGGGATGAGAAAGAAATCGTCGTTTTGACATTTATACATCTCGCTCTCCAGACGGGGCAACTGTCCAGTGCCAAAAAAACACTCTGGATTATTTAAAATGGGCGGGAAGATTTCGATATACCCATGTTTTTTTGTGTGGAGGTCAAGAAAGAAATTTATCAATGCCCGCTCCAATTTTGCACCCAAACCTTTATAAAGTATAAATCTTGAACCGGCAAGTTTGGGTGCCCGTTTGATATCCAGGATATCAAGGGCTTCACAGATTTCCCAGTGGGGCAGAGGTCTGAAATCATACTGTGGAGGTTCTTTCAAACCCCGGATGAATTTATTATCGGTGCTGGTTTTTCCCACCGGTACCGAGGGATGGGGAATATTGGGTAGCAAAGCCATCAGTTTATTGAAGTTATTCTCCACACTCCGCAACTCTTCTTCAAGATTTTTTATCTCATCACCAATCGCCCTTGCCTTTTCCATCAATGCCGTCGCATCTTTTTTTTCTCTTTTCAGGCGTCCCACCTCTTCGGATAATCTATTTCTCTCTTTCCTCAAATTATCAATTTCGGTGATGATACTCCGCCGTTTTTTATCTAATTCCAGCAATTCATCAAGGTCAAATTCCAAACCCCGGTTTAAAATTGCCTGACGGAGCAAATCCGGGTTTTCACGCAATAATTTTAAGTCGACCATGGAATAGTATATTCTAAAACCTTGAAAAGTCAATTGAAATTCAAAACTTCTGGGAAAAATATCTGAGGTTATTCGCTAATCGATTATTTCGCCGATTGGTGTTCGCCCCTTTATCTTGGTAATCAATACCCGATGGACTGCTCCAGGGGCGATTTCGCCTTCCACAATCACATCCTTATTGCCTCGTGTCTTCCCCCGCGTGCCTTCTTGGGCCCTTTCTTCAAATAAGACTTCATAGATCTTACCAATCATCCGGGCGGTCTTTTTCTTGATTATCTCATTTTGCATATCGATTAGTATCTTCAAACGTTCTTTAATCACCGCTTCAGGCAGGGATGGATATTCACCAGCTTTGGTACCCGGACGGTAGGAATAGCGGTACATATAAGCATCGTCGAATTCAATCTTTTTGACCAATTCCAGCGTTTCTTGAAACTCCTCCTCGGTCTCGGTAGGAAATCCCACGATGATATCGGTGGTGATGGTCGCATCTTGTATTTCCTTGCGGATTTTTTCAATCTTACAAAGGTAATCTTCTTTTGTATACTTCCGGTTCATCAACTGGAGGATACGATTATTACCAGACTGGAGAGGAAGGTGAAACCACTCACAGATATTTTTGTTTTCTTTTACGACCTGAATCAATTCAATATCAAAATCTTTGGGATGGGAGGTCAAAAATCTTAACCGGAAGACGCCGCTCTTTTGGGCAATGAGTTTTAAAAGTTTTGGGAAATTTGTGCCCTGATAATGATATTCATTCACATTCTGACCTAAAAGGGTTATGTCTTTTACACCTGCAGCCACGAGTTCGTTCACTTCCTTTAAAATATCTGCCACGGGCCGCGAACGCAATGGACCCCGCACGAAGGGAACAATACAATAAGAACAGAAGTTATTACAACCCCGGGTGATGGAGACAAAGTCAGCAATTCTTTTTGATCGCCGGCAGATATCGGTATACAACTCTAAACCCAACTCGGTATCAATAATCTTGGTCTTTTCCTGAAGGATTGTCTTTAAATAATCTGGAATCCGGCGGTAAGAGTCGGGTCCGAGGATGAGGTCCACAAAGGGATATTTTGCGATTATCTCGCCGGCAAGGCGTTGTGCCATGCAACCTACCACCCCTAAGAGTAGACCTTTGTTCTGGCGCCACTTCTTCAGGGTGGCGATGTAGCCGAAGGCGCGTTCTTCCGCATGTTTCCGCACCGAACAGGTATTGATTAAAATTATTTCGGCTTCACCAATATTTTCGGTGGGTAGATAACCATTTTCAACAAGGATTTCCTGGACCAGATCGGAATCATTCTTATTCATCTGACACCCAAAGGTTTTTATGTAGAACTTATGCATCGGAGATGAGGATTCCTCGGGTTTCATTCCTGGTGACTTCACAGATTTTGATTTTCTTCAACACCCGCTGGGGCAGGTTATCCGGTATTGTCACCTGGATGTAGTTATCGGTGAGTCCTTTCAAGGTCTCTCCCTTTTTTTCAATGATCGCTTCCAGCGTTTTGTTGAGGAGTTGCTGACGGAAACGATAGTTCTTTTCAGATATCAACTCTTTCAATACCCAGAAACGCCGCTTTTTTTCTTCAGGGCTTATTGGGTCGCCTAAATTATAAGCCGGAGTAATTGAACGGGGTGAATAGGTGAAGATGTGGAGATGTGTGAAGGGCACATCCGCTATCAGCCGGAAAGTATTATTGAATGCCTCTTCTGTCTCCTGGGGAAAACCTACAATGATATCAGCTCCAATCGCTACATCCGTGAAGTTTTTAACAATCAGTTCAAAGATGTTCTTCAAATGCCGAACCTGGTAGCTACGACCCATCAAAGCAAGGATTCGGTCATCACCACTCTGGATGGGGATATGAAAATGACGACAGAAAGGCAAGTCCTTCATTGCGGCGATGAGTTCTGAATTAACAAAATTTGGTTCAAGGGAGGACAATCGGATGCGCGGAAGGTTGGGAATTTTGGCTAATTCCTTAAATAGATCGACTAATGAACCACCGGCCTCCAACCCATAGAGTCCAATATTGGCACCCACAAGCACGATTTCATTAAAACCTAAATGCCTTGCCCATTCTATCTCCTTTCTGATTTCTTCTATCGGCTTGCTCCATAATCTCTTTCGGATGCGGGCGACCACACAAAAAGTGCAGGTCTGATTGCAACCATCTTCAATCTTTAAAAAATAACGTGCTTTTTCCACCTCCGGGAATACACCGTTGATCAAACTATTCCGCTGTTCATTGTCAATAGTTGTGTAACCGGTGAATAATTCCGGCCTCAGGTGTACCAAACAGCCGGTGATTATCAAATTCTTTTCCGGAAATGACCTCTTTGCCCGGCGGAGTTTTTTAAGGGATTTTACTTCCGCCTCATGTGTAACACAGCATGTGTTG
Proteins encoded in this region:
- the murI gene encoding glutamate racemase, with translation MNKAPIGVFDSGIGGLTVVKEIRQALPREDIIYLGDTARLPYGTKSTESIIQFSRENTRFLLERGVKYIVIACYSSTSVALEILQREVSIPVLGVIKPGVKKALQLTRNKRIGVIGTTLTIHSGAYEKAFQEFSSEVEIIARACPLFVPLVEEGFIEHPATELIAREYLEPLKMDNIDTLLLGCTHYPLLIKTIKKILGPINYVDASQELSRELAESLTERNLLNPQGRGSIAIYLTDFSMNFKEIAERFLGEPLRNYFRASLSV
- a CDS encoding N-acetylmuramoyl-L-alanine amidase, with protein sequence MSLFFFFLCGLIQKYQIVYENNALIVQSEMLDEHDYLPLKPIAELCEINYVFDKTHLRCILSTPEHKITLRSDIDIIKYDTEYVCIPFPPRIVEEDIYLPALLITDILGSRLEKLIFIKKIEEISIIDKIDLSLRGDSTVLKFFWSAPVEFDVQFTPQQAIVELDGQYKEKTKLKPKGAVKAINVQTYQTYTRIELVLSDINACLERENEIVFYKKLSKKVELIVLDPGHGGIDPGAVGKNGIYEKDANLDISRILKKFIEDSLKIRVLMTRDKDQYLSLKSRTNFANRNAADIFISIHCNASPRSRQARGFETYFLSEARTNEERAVAAMENAALQFDEEMKPSGDINFILYDLAQSLFLEESNNLAEAIQTSAERLLHIPARGVSQAGFYVLRGTFMPAVLVECAFISNPEEEKLLREIAFKEKIAYAIFSGLRDFIAHYERRLNH
- a CDS encoding DEAD/DEAH box helicase family protein encodes the protein MEGVLPLSEADTKAKLIDPALHKKGWTEDLIHREETACGIDIIEGRPIRREKGRIDYLLRIKINPFTQPLAIALLEAKKNNEPPDKGLEQAKRYARLNNVPFIYSTNGYLFIEYDGFTGKTSEPRPIEEFPTPSELRRRYEEAMGFSLESEQAKPLLVPYPGGEATRRYYQDAAIRAVLEKIARGEKRALLYLATGSGKTFIAVHLLKKIADAGQLRRALFVCDRDELRDQAVRAFQNIFGADAAEVTSSNPQKNARILIATYQTLNVAGENEDAKFFIENYPENYFSHIIIDECHRSAWGKWSVVLRRNPDAVQIGLTATPRSFEGGSDEERKEDEEITANNLRYFGEPVYEYDMAQGIEDGYLPACEIIKRDINLDLLGITREDLITREPKDAVTGQPISVSEAREVYEAPTFEDKIQLPDRVKAMCKDLFEMLLETGGPHQKTVIFCVRDTHADAVANEMNNLYADWCEKNNEKRLEPYAFKCTASVGGSKYIADLRGSERSHFIATTVDLITTGVDVPILRNVVFFKYVRSPIAFQQMMGRGSRIHLPTNKLMFRVYDYTNATRLLGKSFVTRPTPTREPKEPSAEPKERTIRVEGFEVRINPAGKYIVTKIDEKMGMVTVEEYEQMIAQRLTSKVRSVDELRDCWIDPQKRRQLIDFLPQDGSGLRLLRELKERKDYDFYDILAEIGFGIAPRKRAERVIAFQYKNKEWLESLPQSTRTALLALAGQFEKGGIEELENPLIFKTPDIIKAGGLEALKIIGEPQEIILETKRRLLAG
- the rph gene encoding ribonuclease PH: MRSDGRKNDELRKIEIEMDYLEYPAGSCLFRLGKTVVLCAVTVENRVPPFLVGKGQGWLTAEYSLLPASTKERTQREANTGKLTGRTQEIRRFIGRALRPVFDLTMVGERTFIIDCDVLQADGGTRTAAVNGAFLALYSAVKKMWLNKEFNQFPILDFVGAISAGIVQGEILLDLCYDEDSNAEVDMNLVMTGREKIIEIGATAEKIPITKPELDRLLEVAKNGIRQIIELEKQIISA
- the pfkA gene encoding 6-phosphofructokinase, encoding MKKRIGVLTSGGDAPGMNAAIRAIVRTALFKGYEVFGIKHGYKGLINNDIIKLNHHSVANIIQRGGTILGTARCDEFETEKGMKKAKKVIDQNKLDCVIVIGGDGTMRGAKIFSEKFGANLIGLPGTIDNDLYGTDFTIGFDTAVNSALEAVDRIRDTASSLERVFFIEVMGRYAGFISLAVGLAGGAEDVIIPETPTDIEEIARTIQNNIKKGKKSNIIIVAEGDEAGNALTIAKKVKKLTGEDYRVAVLGYIQRGGTPTANDRILASRLGYHAVEAVENEKFGVMIGEINHEIVYTPFEQTYSIKKPVEDYLYKMIKILSG
- the miaB gene encoding tRNA (N6-isopentenyl adenosine(37)-C2)-methylthiotransferase MiaB, with amino-acid sequence MKPEESSSPMHKFYIKTFGCQMNKNDSDLVQEILVENGYLPTENIGEAEIILINTCSVRKHAEERAFGYIATLKKWRQNKGLLLGVVGCMAQRLAGEIIAKYPFVDLILGPDSYRRIPDYLKTILQEKTKIIDTELGLELYTDICRRSKRIADFVSITRGCNNFCSYCIVPFVRGPLRSRPVADILKEVNELVAAGVKDITLLGQNVNEYHYQGTNFPKLLKLIAQKSGVFRLRFLTSHPKDFDIELIQVVKENKNICEWFHLPLQSGNNRILQLMNRKYTKEDYLCKIEKIRKEIQDATITTDIIVGFPTETEEEFQETLELVKKIEFDDAYMYRYSYRPGTKAGEYPSLPEAVIKERLKILIDMQNEIIKKKTARMIGKIYEVLFEERAQEGTRGKTRGNKDVIVEGEIAPGAVHRVLITKIKGRTPIGEIID
- a CDS encoding MiaB/RimO family radical SAM methylthiotransferase, with product MALLYNVGCKLNQYEGYCLARCFPDDTIIVNTCCVTHEAEVKSLKKLRRAKRSFPEKNLIITGCLVHLRPELFTGYTTIDNEQRNSLINGVFPEVEKARYFLKIEDGCNQTCTFCVVARIRKRLWSKPIEEIRKEIEWARHLGFNEIVLVGANIGLYGLEAGGSLVDLFKELAKIPNLPRIRLSSLEPNFVNSELIAAMKDLPFCRHFHIPIQSGDDRILALMGRSYQVRHLKNIFELIVKNFTDVAIGADIIVGFPQETEEAFNNTFRLIADVPFTHLHIFTYSPRSITPAYNLGDPISPEEKKRRFWVLKELISEKNYRFRQQLLNKTLEAIIEKKGETLKGLTDNYIQVTIPDNLPQRVLKKIKICEVTRNETRGILISDA
- the smpB gene encoding SsrA-binding protein SmpB, which produces MMKVVATNRKAHHLYEIIDTYEAGMVLKGSEVKSLRQGEVSLSDAYAEVKNGEVFIHNLHITPYRFSTITPPDPRRKRKLLLRKEEIKKLYGIVTQKGNLLIPLKIYFNDRGYAKVTIGVCRRKRLFDKKEKILQEEAKRDLKRIKSMNR
- a CDS encoding RluA family pseudouridine synthase, producing MPTIKQEFKRKVSEKQWGTRLDQYLYISGIGLSRSLIQKLIKQKKVLVNNKPVKCSYRVKEGDEIYAVFELQTGPEIKPENIPLDIVYEDDDIIVVNKPKGIVVHPARGHFEHTMVNALLYHCGRLPTLTDEIRPGVLHRLDKDTTGLIVFAKTDEALSKLGKALARREIQKRYDVLCWNFPGMHEGLIEAPIGRSAVIRTKMTVTPLSSKMATTKYQVLEKFPLASYLKVWLITGRTHQIRVHLNYIGCPVIGDKDYGGRNPGVIKNSAYLSDFQAILKLIDRQALHASEITLHHPRTNELLRFTVPLPEDMKRVLDYLKKRFAK
- the serS gene encoding serine--tRNA ligase is translated as MVDLKLLRENPDLLRQAILNRGLEFDLDELLELDKKRRSIITEIDNLRKERNRLSEEVGRLKREKKDATALMEKARAIGDEIKNLEEELRSVENNFNKLMALLPNIPHPSVPVGKTSTDNKFIRGLKEPPQYDFRPLPHWEICEALDILDIKRAPKLAGSRFILYKGLGAKLERALINFFLDLHTKKHGYIEIFPPILNNPECFFGTGQLPRLESEMYKCQNDDFFLIPTAEVPLTNIHREEIIPEKKLPICYVAYTPCFRREAGSYGKEVRGITRVHQFNKVELVKYTTPETGYEEFEKLLTDAEEVVKLLGLPYRIMLLCTGDMTFASAKTYDIEVYAPGMGEWLEVSSVSCYEQYQARRAMIRYRKATGGVDYVYTINGSGLATPRTFIGIVENYQTPEGRIKIPEILRPYMDGLEYIE